One window from the genome of Desulforamulus ruminis DSM 2154 encodes:
- a CDS encoding YceD family protein: protein MKVNILQLKNAPGESLPFHIQDTMEKLNYDGQVIDFEGPVEVRGEVTNEKGRFILKGVAGATIATGCVNCLELFHMRLEGKLDEVYVPSGGMSGDAVEGEPVFFDGDAINIKPEVINSLLMELPMRLVCSKDCRGLCPQCGSNLNVKQCNCEREHIDPRLAVLKKLK, encoded by the coding sequence GTGAAAGTAAATATTCTTCAACTCAAAAACGCACCCGGAGAGAGTTTGCCTTTTCATATTCAGGATACCATGGAGAAACTGAATTATGACGGGCAGGTTATTGATTTTGAGGGTCCGGTGGAAGTGCGCGGAGAAGTAACCAATGAAAAGGGTCGTTTTATTTTGAAGGGTGTCGCCGGGGCTACCATAGCCACTGGTTGTGTCAATTGTCTTGAGCTTTTTCACATGAGACTGGAAGGAAAATTAGACGAGGTTTACGTGCCGTCCGGCGGGATGTCCGGGGACGCTGTAGAAGGCGAACCGGTATTTTTTGACGGGGATGCAATCAACATCAAGCCGGAGGTCATCAATTCCCTGCTGATGGAGCTGCCCATGCGTCTAGTTTGTTCAAAAGATTGCCGGGGACTTTGTCCCCAGTGCGGCAGCAACTTGAACGTAAAGCAATGTAATTGTGAGAGAGAACATATTGACCCCAGACTGGCGGTCTTAAAAAAATTAAAATAA
- the rpmF gene encoding 50S ribosomal protein L32, producing MGVPKRKLAKHRGRQRRAMNMKLEAPSLVACPQCRALIQPHHLCPECGYYKNREVVAAADK from the coding sequence ATGGGTGTACCGAAGCGAAAACTTGCTAAGCATAGAGGTAGACAGCGCAGGGCTATGAATATGAAACTGGAAGCCCCCAGCCTGGTAGCGTGCCCCCAGTGCCGCGCTTTAATCCAACCGCATCACTTGTGCCCTGAATGTGGTTATTATAAGAACCGGGAAGTTGTTGCGGCTGCAGATAAGTAA